The following DNA comes from Mugil cephalus isolate CIBA_MC_2020 chromosome 6, CIBA_Mcephalus_1.1, whole genome shotgun sequence.
agtaacgtctcctgcctccatttatccctttagtAAAATATGCTGTATTTACGTTGAtgagtatttaaagaaattgaaatttgtggggggaaaattaaaaaaatatataaaaaatatctaatcaaccaaagattttacaaccCACCGTGCTGAATTCCGCCCTCCGAGTTAAATGGAACGCACCGTACACCATCAGGGATCCCATACCTCTTGTGTCCAGACTTGACGCTCTCTGGCTGCTGTCCAGCTTCCATTTCTTGATCTTAAAGTAAGGACTGGCCCCCTCCAGACTGGCATGGCGCCGCAGTTTAgtgaggaactgcagcaccGGTCTCGGGCTCCCTGCACCGCCGCCGGCAGGAAAGGCACCGCTCCCCACCGCTGCCCTTTCTCCAACACTGACACTGCTGCCTCTGCCCCGGGGCCCTACTCCTATCACCTCAATCTGAGCAGAGGGAGAGACGTAATCAGAAAGAAACCTGCCAGGAGTAGTAGCCTGTACACAATCCCGTCTGACAGTGATGATCTACACAGGCGTCCATGTTTACCCGTCAGCCATCATTCTTGCTGGTCTTCTCCCTCGGGCTCTGTGACCCTGTAATGTTCGTTTGGATGACTCACTGGTTGACTGGCTGGTGGGCGTAAAGACTAGCCGACTTAAGAAACTGCATCTCTCTGCAGACGATTAATGATTAACTCCACAGCCGTCATGTTGGCCTTTATTCTACACTCATGTCTTGCTCTGCTTTTGAAAACATGAGCTTCTACAGCTATAACCAACAAGTCAAGGGAACCAACAACCCAACAGGTCCAGGTGTATTTTGGGTATAGAATAACCTGGGTGGCTCAAGACATGCACAGATTCTGACAGATAATTTGTATGCATACAATTATTAGGTATTTACAAGGTATTTGTGACCATACAGCGCAGTCACACAGTTGATGATAATATATGCACAAAATTtctgatattgtgtaggcctcccttgtgcctccaaaactgttgtgacttatcagagaattgacatgggccttctgagggtgtcctgtggtgtctggaaactgaatgttagtgggggcctttgggtcctatggtttgaggggaggggcctctgtggatcttcccacagattagtgaatttggaggccagggcaataccttgtactgtttttttttatgtttttgttgttgttgttgttattgtttctaaactgtttgtgtgtgtttgtctgttggggatggctgctatgggatgggggtgtcttgtctggtctgcgtgggtggtacatgtctaagtaacatccaaacaaatgccaggtccacatgtttcccagcagaacattgtattgtcacatgatggtcaatgttattcacttctcctggaagtggttttaatgttgcggctgactGGTGTGCGCTCTACGTTTGAATGCGTGTTGAAGGGGAATATCTTACAGAGCTGGAGGTTGGTTCCTTGATGCTGAGGGCCACAGTGTTGTCACAGAAGCTGGTGTCCACCACAGAGTTGAGGGAGTCTCCGGGCAGGGCGCTGCTGGGGTTGACACTCAAGCTGGTCAGCGCCGTCTGTGGCAGGGGACACAGCATCGGCTGGAGGGAAGCACAGACACAGGAGCTGGAACGGCATCGACTGCAAAACTGCCACCGTGTTTAGGTAACACCCGCGAGTGAACGTCAAGTCCACATTCCCTTCCCAGGCTGTCATCCCAGCACTAGCGATTGCTTCGGCTAAATGTGAAATCAATGTTGGGCCAGTAGAAATGAGCCGAAAGAGAGGTCCCTGAACTCCCCGTTTGGGTACATTAGGTTGGTACATTTTCTTGGATTGATCCGAGTGATAGATTTTCTAATTGGCCGCCAAGACTAATGATACATCAGTCTAATAGGAGGTCAAGGCTGTCACCTGGAAGATGGAAAGCGCTGACTTAGCAGCGGGGCGCGTCGTCATGGTGATGGTGTTCTCAGCCGAGTCGCACTCGTGGATGGTGACGATCTTGAGGGCCGGGGGAGGTATGTGGAGGTGCGTGAGCCGCGCGTTCTTCAGGTGGTGAAAGTCGCCCTCGGTCAGAGTGTACCTGAGTCGTAAAACAGTGAGTAAAATAGAAAGCTGTTAAATCCCTGAAGGTTTTAAATCATGAAGCTTATCCTTGCACAACAGACAAATAGCCAGCGGGGGTTATCGGACTTCAAACACATCACGAGCTACAATAGATCTTAGTTTCAGCCCCACAGGATAATTCCTTTTGAAGAATTTGTGTATCACACTCAGGGCTCGAAGAGAAAAGTCGGGCAGCGAAGTAATGAGAAAGGTTGAGAGCTCTTTGTGTTCTCAACATACATAATGCATCCTGAATTAATTCTTAACCCTAAACTAACACAGAAGTGAGTCCGGCGCAATAAATTATTTACGGCCTTTGATCTTAGAAAGCAGTAAGCACGGAGCGCGCAGACGTGATTGAGAGTCGAGAGCTGAATCGTAAAGATTTGCAAATGTGGCCATGTGCGAGTGCGCTGGCTTTCCTGACCTGCGGCCCTTCTCCTGGGCCTTCTTGCTGTGGTCGAAGAGCGCGGCCTCGTTGAAGGAGACGCGGCGGCCCGTGGGGCCCGTGGAGAGGAAGCGCTCTGTCTCTTGGTCGTGAGAGCTGGCCATGGACAGGCAGTCTGACTCATCCACCCTGATGGTGATTTCTGGCCAcgaaaaagacagaagagaaaaataagtgaataacatgacaaaagaagaaaagacaacaaGATAGCAATTTAGactttagattttttatttaaagtcatttaGTGAATTCAGAATTTTCAGATGTGCTAGTAGCTTGGCTCAGTTCATACTTAAATATCTGTGCAACATTCATGTTGGACGAAGGATGAATCTTACTGAATTCCTGATGATGTTTACTCGTGTGCAAGCATTTTTATCCATTCTCTGAATTTTCTCTGTACCGATAAAAAAGGACGGTGCCTTACTTTGTACAGAAACTCGTGCTCCCCAGAGGAGGTACCCCACTGATTTTGGCTAAATGTTCTTTTAGGATCCCTATGAAGTTGATGTCTGTTGTTTGACTTGAAACTctcaacatttatttgaatgacAATCACGAAAGTTAACACTGGCATTTCCCTCAGGTTAAATTTTCCTCTCAAGTTGACTCTTTACATCATTTTTGGTGAAaacttgtccttgtttcaggTGATGTTTAATGTAATGTACTCCACTGAATGGCTGAAGCAGATCACCCTGAttcaagtgtttgtgtggacCATGTCATGAACCATTCCCCTTTCCACTATAAAACGCCTCAAAATGCTCAGATAACTTCATCCTTACTCTGCTCGCATCTGCTTTACTATTTACAGTTTAATACAGTAACTGTATGTCCGATGTCGAGCGTCAAAAGTTTTGGAACCTTCGTTGAGGGTCGCTGATGATAATGGGACAAACTGTGGACcggaaaattaaatttaaaaaaagccgGCTTTGGCGTCAAACCGATGCTGCCTTCCAATAAATCCACTGGATACAGAGTGCGCCGGTCCAAAAAATGTGTTCCAGGAATGGCACGGCTACTTCATCTAATTGGAGCCAGATCACTATATTCTAAATGGAATAGATGTTGCACGTTTGTGCTGACACGCTGCTTCAAGAGTACTATCCCTCCATCTCCCAGCAGCTGCACTGTCTCCATTACTCTCCCCTCCCTCGCTCAGCTGTCGCGTCTTTATCTGCTGCCCTATCCCCCTCGCTCGCTACGTTTCTTCCGCGTCTTCTTAGCCAGCTCGCCTCTTACCGTGGGTGGGCTGAGACTCCTCCATGTAGGTGGTGTTGGTTTTCTCGGGGTCATCGTTGGCCCTGgggcacagaaacagaaacattcagatcGATGCCGTGACACGATTACCCGCGAAGTCTGCCTTCCCGTCCGAAAGAGCCCGCCGATGCGGGCATCCGCACGGGCTACCTTTATGGTATGCTTATGCTCGGTGATCCTGCTTGACCCTTCTGCCCGGAGAAAACGATGCAGGTCAACAGTCTAAACGCGAGCATCGAAACAACTGTACGGTATTAGGACTGACTGTTTGTCCAAACGCTGCCTGCCTCGCTGCGCAATCAATGAGCGCCTAAATCATTGCCAGTAACTTGATAACCTTCAGGGCCAAGGGACTTCTTGAACTGATGGGGCTTTATTGGATTGTATAGTTCCACTCATCTCTAAGGGTAGGGAGATTATGCACAATGAAGGTCATACTGGTTAGGGGATGGAGCGTGTTGTGCTCTTCTCCGAAAACATCTCTGTTTTAACATCTTTAGTAGCTGCTGACAGTGTTTCCCAGATCCCATGAACAGGATTTATCACATGAATACCacaagtatctatctatctatctatctatctatctatctatctatctatgaggCGGAAAAAAGAAACCGAAAGCTCTTCCTAGTCGTTTCTCTCCCTTGGATTTCTTTGTGCTCATCTATGACTTGCATtcgtgcgcttgtgtgtgtgtgtgtgtgtgtgcgcgactTGAGGGATTTCTCCATCCACCCAGATATGTGCTTCTCCTcgtcttttcatttcctctgctgctcctgctacCGCGCACgcgagcttgtgtgtgtgtgcgcgcgcgcgcgtgtgtgtgtattctctGCGCGCACGTAGCTCTGGGTTGAGACGCAAGATTAATCACCGCCGATGGCTGCTATGAAATCTCATTACACTCATCATTTGTACCGGTCTCCCCGACTCTACTTTTGCGCTCCCAGCCCCAGCCTCTTCACGCCTCAGCCTCGGCGCTCCCTTGTTTATCTGCCCCTCGCGTGCTTGAGTGTACGCGGTGATGCACGCTGCCGTGGAGAGGGACAAAGAGTCCCGAGGGTCAGCCATCTTACCGCTGaataaacacagatgaatcacAAACAAATGAGCACGAATACTGAATGTTCACCAAGGTGTTTTCATAACAGCTCCACATGGGAGGCGGGGGGCGGGGGTTCCTGACACTCAAACAGCAGACATGTGTAATGACTGAGTGCGCCGCGTTGCCTGCTTTAACATGCACACGTGTCTCTGAAGGGTAACATTAGTGTCCTACCACCTGCTGCCGTACAGCTTCCTTTGACTGCGTGATGCTTTAAGTCGTCCGCTCGCCTGGTAATGGAATTGCCCCGGAGAACTTCTACGTCTAGATGCTAGCTTCACTTGCGATTTCAATAAGCGTCATCACTCAAATTAGCAGCTGCATGTGAGTGATAGAAGTCATGCACCTGGGACTACAGTTTTTGTAGAATTTTCTAGGAACTTTTTAGGAAACCAGGCGTCATTAATAAGTGTTATAATGGTAATCAATGCAACGCCGACTTCTGTTACTTCAAAAATGGCCAGACTTGAATAGGCACCACgtcaaagaaaactgaacaacaaaGCCTTTATAAGGTTATCGTGTAATACAACGCCCTAATTAAAttgagcagctgctgcagttaTAATGTCCACCcttatttattgatgtttttggGCTCTGTGCTGTCACGCTATTTAGGAGTCACTGTGGGTTAGTGGgtgtcccccctcccccaaacAAAATTGAGGTGGTGATTTTTCGTGTCGCACCTGTCACACCATTGGCCTCTTCGGCGGCGGCAAGCGATGAGGAAGACAGAGATGAAGATCAGCGATCCCACCAGGAAGATGGAGAGGATCACCAGGAGCAGGCCATAGTCgtcctgctgctcctcagccTCGAATGGGATCtcctaaagcaaaaaaaaaaaaagaaaaagagattttaaatTATCTGGACAGACAAATAAATTGATGATTGATCAGGAAAGTCCTGTGACCATTATTTAAAATATCCTTTTTGCAATTTTTCACCTGGTATTTTTGCAGCCCCATTCAGACCCACATCTCACAGTGGCACtagcacgaaaaaaaaaaaaaaaaaaaaaaactcatgttcCCACTTCAGTTAATGGGATTCACAGACATTTGGTTTACAATGTGAAACGCCTCACACCCcagcaacagcagctgttttacCCGCCCTGTAGCACCACGCAGCTCACGAGATTGATTCAGGCCCACTGGTAGGTTCGGCCTGCATAAAATCAATCTATAAATACAACTGTGCAATTAATCAATAAATGCCAGGGCTATTAACCTGTCCACGGTGTACCTCAGCTGTGGAGAGGCTCTCCCGGGGTGGACTGCAGTTGAGTGAATTAACCGCACACAAGGAACACTGGTGGATGCTGCGGTTCGCATCTTCGGACAGCGACGCCGAGCCCGTTTCACCCGCGTAAACGCACCTCAACGTCTCTATTAACTGACTGACTTCATTCAGTCCACGTGAGCAGAGGGGACTGTTGAGAAAAAATTGTCTCGCTCAAGTCAAACCCTGCTTGTTTGTTCAGTCCTGCTAGCAAACATTTGTTCCTGCAGTAGATGTATTTTTGGGCCGCGTCAGCCACAGAACACGAATAGAGGCTGTTTCAATAAAATGACAAGACGGCGTGCAGAAGTGAGGATCCGCAGACGGTCACAGCGGCTGGGGGGGGTGTACAAAAAGCAGAACAGACTTCTGATATCAAAACGATGATCTTATGGGTGGGGTCTTGTGCTAGGACGAGAGCGAGCTGCGAGTGTTGATGAGCGCTAGACTCTGACGTCACGCTGTAATTTCTCTCTGCAAGGGGAAATTAAAGCTCAGATTAGATCGgagatttaattatttcaggTCCAGGTCAGGATGTTCTCTATTAGCCAGTCAATCGGCCAGAGGACTGCACGAGGGGCAGCGTACGGCTCTGGCGGCGAGCTGCGCGCAGTTcagaaacacaggaagttgGAGAATAGGCCGGCGGTGGAGGGCAGGCTTACTGTGGAGTTTTCTGGTAGGAGGTTCCAGACGGTAGACTCATTGCTCATGGTCCAGGCCAACTAGAGGGTCCCCCTgagagacaacacacacacacaaacacacagacaaaaatacacaaaggaaATGACTGTTACTGGAGCTGTTCATCAAATCACAGCTTCCAAATGTCCTGCTTCTTATCTGGGTTGATAACATTAGACGTGCTGCACATGTATTGCTTAAATGTTTCTGAAGACAGCCTTAAAAGGCTGCGAGAGGAGACGGGAAACGTGCACGTTGTGTGACCGCATGCGTCCATCGAACCTCATACAAGATGCAAAGCGTTAGCAGCTCGGCTGTTAATCGTCACCCATAATTCTATATCAGCCCCaagtctctctgtctgcctcccactcacacacacacacacaaacacacacacacacagaggacagagagaaacagcagCTCTCACTAAACGCCGGCTACTACAGTtccactactgctgctgctgctatgcGTTTGCTGTAACAGATCATAGCCATTAATACTGCTACTGCTGCACCAAAcgcccacacactcacactggaTAGATCTACTCACCCAGCAAGGGAGAAGCAACATGCCAGCAGCCTTCAGCACTCCTTGCTCGCTTGCCAGTCACTGCAGCACTCAACTTTCAGCACCACAACCTGTAAGCTATTGCCCGAGCTCTTTGCTGCCTAATTCCCTACAGCCCGAGCATGAAAAACTGTTACgggaaaaaaagcacatcaGGCTGCGGCCAGCACGCCTTCCCTGACAGTTGCCGTACCACATCCTGCTTCTTCTAGCAGCCCAGTGATCTTACCCTGATGGAGGGCAGTgcgcagcagcagctctggatgtgtgtgcgtgcgcgcgtcgGGCTGTAACTTAGGagtctcctcctcagctccctTGCTGCATCCTCAGCCGCCTCAGCCCACCCAGCCGACTGAgcccgagcagcagcagcagcggcggcagcggcagtGGCAGCGTTTCTCCCCTCAGGGCTGGCCCACTGGCCTCGGAGCAACAGGATGGCAGTGCTGCATGGCTGACAACAAACATACAGAAAGGGCTGGTTAATTATTCAGTAGTTTGTTTCTCTATACTGTTCCCCTACAAAACCCTAAACCGAGTCACTGCGTTCAGTAGatggaacaaaaagaaaaaaagataaaaggaaACTCCATAGTAACCAGATGGAACTGACAGATAGTCTGCAGCCACAATGTGCAGTCTTTGCAGAGCTGTTAAGACATACAGATATGTAAGAATGAATTACCTATTTATAGgagataaaggaaaaaaatgtgtatccTAATGTTTGATTGCTTTCTGCTTACTTCTGTAATGTTGCAGACCCTGAAGATTGCTCTATTGATTAGTTGCCAGAGCAGATGGTGAGACATGGGTGTCCCAGCAATGCCGTGTCCCCTCATGCCTAACGAAATTTCCGTGTACGAGCTGCATCTCTGGTGTCACAGCATCGCCCCATACATTAGTGATTTACCTCCATGCAGCTTTGTAGCAAAGCAAACACGTAGAAGATGCTGAAAACTGTAATAAATTGTTTATTGCGAAATTTAGTTTCAGTAAAGACGACATGCCGTTTCCTATGGCTCGGGTACGTCAGGATTTTCCCCCTCTCCGGAACAGAGTAATGGGAATCGGCTCTGACACTGGCAGCTGTTTCCTTATAGAGGTCTGAGCAGATTTAATCTAGTCCAAAAAATCTAAAAGCCCATTTTGTGATAAAACAACAGATTTAAGCCGATCGCAAACTTAGAAACGGGCAACGCGAAGCTGGAACGTTCAATATTAATCTCGAAATTTCACAGGGAGCTCATGATTTCCATCAGTCCCGACCAAGGCGGCTCACGATTTGAACGCGGCTGCACGCAAACAAACCCGGGAAAGAGCGGCACGCGGCGACGGAAGCACTCACCTCCTCGATCAGCCCGGTCCATTCAGGAGCGGAGGGGCGAAGACAAAAACGCAAAACTCTCCCGCGGACACTTTAATGTGGACTTTTAAAGCTAAAagtatttatgaatgaaaccCCGCCGTTTAAGACACGCCCACCACCCCGGTCAGAGGCGCACCACGTGACGCAAGGAGTGAGGTAAACGATTGAAGGGTTTCTCAAAAATGATCAGTCAGACCTCACATCTGCGTCAAGACCTGGGGAGGTTTGACTGTCTCAGCCATGTGAACCACAGCAGTACAACcacacattatttacatttagcAGCTACGAGGTTCCTCTTACTTGTTTTATGAACTTATTTAGCAGGTTATTTTTTACAGAAGCAGCCGCTTGCTTGCACGTGTTGGAAAAAGAATAaagcaaaacagacaaacagctcTGTCCGTTGGCTAGTCTTTCACTTTTAGTGTGTGTATGGCGCCATACGAGTGAAATGCATCAAGAACTTGGCCCTTAAACTAGACCAGTGGGCCCCTGTCTGTCTGATCTGCTGTAGCCTTGTGTTGTCCTGCTGCGGGGTTTTGGCGCCATCTTCTGGCGATGTGTGCTCGGTAGTTTATTTATGAGATTAGgttcagctttattgtcattacacatgtacaggtacagagaaACGAAACGCAGTTTAgtatctaaccagaagtgcaataagcagtaTGTGCATATaacataaatagtgtggtatcTAAGCGGTATGGTAAAGGTTCTTTTTAAAGCATATGggcaatatttacagatggaaacctatgtacaggtgagaccattTACACAGGTGACTGAGCAAGAGACATacagatatacatatatatacacaatgactgattgaggtactatgaacatattatacagatggatttgtgcattaaatgtaaGTAGACTATAAATAAGACCTATAATGTCATTTACACTAGAGGAAATGAGCTATTGATAATAGATTAGATAAAATAGCTACAGATAAAGCCAGCATTAAACAGtgtataaataataagcagtagcTTATTACATAATACATAAcatagtactgtgcaaacagatTGTTTCAAGTGCAGTGGTGATGGTGTAACAGTCTTTAGTCAGTGAGGAGTTGAGGGGTGTGTAGAGGATGTGTAGAGGGGAGCTGGGGGGAAGCATTGGGGCAGAGTAAggtcacagctctggggaagaaaaGGCTATTTCTCAGTCTGCTGGTCCTTGTCCGGAGGCAGGATGGAAAACAGATGTTGTACCAACATTATTACAGTAAATATGGGAAATAAGAAAGTTATTGGATTAGTAGCTTGCCGAGCTATTCATCTATAAATACACCtctataatacatatatatattatataaatataattaagaaTGACAAACACGTTTTCAAGCAGCTAACAGAAACGCTGTTTATCACTTCTTAAAACTAAAGTTTTAGTAGAAATTCACAACATATTGACAAGACAAAATAACTCTTCCATATCAAAGCTAATTTTCTTAGCGCATCTCTTAACGCacactgttgtgttttggtcattttccTCCCATAAAACTACGTTACCCAGCTTCTTTTGCGCCGCCGCAAAGCCTTGTGGGTAGGCTCCCAACGTCCTTGTCCTACCAAACCCGCACACCGAGTGGTTCGACGCAAGGGCTCGGGGATCTCTGTCATTTACTGGTGCTTGAATAAAATCCGATTTTCAGACATGATGGCAGCAAGGTTTCTCCGCCGCGCTCTCCCCGTGCTGAGGCAGAGTCGCTCCTACGCCGAGGCAGCCTCCGGAGCCCCGCAGATGTCCTTCACTTTTGCCTCCCCGACACAGGTACTTGGCCAACGTTATTGGCGAGGCTTCTCAGGCCCGGCTAGCCAGCTACCTTGCACGCTAACGTTATTTTTCGTTGAAACGCACCGGCACAGTTTGCGGAAAATCTCCGAAAGTGACAAGCAGATTGGTATTGATGCAGTTTTAAGCCTCCATTGCTAAACAGACAATAGCAGGCAATGCACGCAGGCTGGTTAGTAGTAGCACTGTAACGTTTAGCTTGGCCAGCTAAGCTAGCTGTCATTCAGTGTCTTTGACCGGCTGTCTGCTAAACTATCATTTGTAGTGTACCTCTTTTCAAGTTTATAAATATCCAAGTCTGTCTTTGACCCCCACATGTTAAATTATGTTGCATTAGCATGAGCGTAAATGCCTTAAACCATACGCAGACCTAGCATGTCAAATGCTAATCTGTAACCTTGAAGTTGATTAGAGTCTAGTTGTATAGTGCTTTACACCTACTCCGCtttctgctgcagaatgaatctaGTCAACAGTgtagtaaagaaaaaaatgttagagTAGTATAATGCTTTAGAAAACTTAAGGACAAATGCGCACCACCAGTGGTTGTGTCATGTTAGAGTATTTTGTGCTAATGTTCcaaagcatattttgcattttcataCCTGTGTCTTAGTTCCGTCATTGTTTATGTtgatctttgtttttcctgaagTGAATgtcttgtctgtgtgtcttcCATACCAGGTATTTTTCAAGGAGGCCAGTGTAAAGCAGGTGGATGTGCCCACGCTCACTGGTGCATTCGGTATCCTTCCTGCCCACGTACCCACCCTGCAGGTGCTCAGGCCCGGTGTTGTCACAGTCTTCAACGACGACGGCTCCTCTGTCAAATACTTTGGTAAGATTTTCCTCAGCAAAAAATGAGGCCAACCGTGAAGAGCCAAACAAATGAttacagctcgtccttgttatGATTTCACTGTTTAAATGCTAGATGCCCGTTTAATGCATGGTTTCCTGGACCAAATATTTTGGTGTCCACTTTCAGCTGTTCatagaaatgaaacaaattcataacagaaaaatacacaatagaAAAGAAACCTGGAAGTGggcagtgtttatttatttttttaaagtgaggAAGACAGTTTGTCAGCATGTGATGTTaacactgta
Coding sequences within:
- the atp5f1d gene encoding ATP synthase subunit delta, mitochondrial, with amino-acid sequence MMAARFLRRALPVLRQSRSYAEAASGAPQMSFTFASPTQVFFKEASVKQVDVPTLTGAFGILPAHVPTLQVLRPGVVTVFNDDGSSVKYFVSSGSVTVNADASVQLLAEEAVPLDQLDAAAAKANLEKAQSELAGTSDEAARAAVQISIEANEAIIKALE